The Candidatus Neomarinimicrobiota bacterium DNA segment TATCTCCCCGCTTCCCGCCAGAAAGCTCATGCCCATCCACTTCACTTACAGGGATCACACCGGCGAAAGTCCCCGTCACAAATGCCTCGTCTGCACTGTGGACTTCCTCTACTAAAAAATCTTTCTGGAAAACTGGTATATCGTTCTCCTCGCAAAGCCTGATAATGTTTCCCCGGGTGACACCCGGAAGACAATATTCACCCTTAGATGTCCAAACTTCATTATCACGGGCGATGAAAAAGTTGGTGGAATTACATGTGGAGACGTTGCCGTTCTCATCCAGCATAAGTCCTTCATCATAGCCAAGGTGGTCAGCCTCGATACACGCGGAGATACAGTTTAGCTTGCTCAGCGTGTTGAGACGGGGATCCTGGGTGTCAACAGTTCCCCGCCGGATGGAAACTGTGCCGAGTCGAATTCCTTGTTCCAAAACCTGTTCGCTCGCAATCTTGTACTCTGGGATGATGACTATAGTAGGTCCCCCCACATTCGCATTGGGGTGCTGGTATGGTGTTCTCTTGAGACCGCGCGAAACGATAAGACGGATGTGGACGTGATCATTCATGCCGTTGGCATCCAGTGTCTTTTGGATGAGTTTGGTCATTTCCTCTCTGCTCACACCTATATCTATGGCCAAATCTTTCGCTCCGCTGTAGAGTCGGTCCAGGTGAGCATCCAGAAAAGCCAGCTTTCCGTAGTGGAGGCGGATTCCTTCCCAGACGCCGTCACCCAGTAAAAATCCACTGTCAAAGACGGATATCTTCGCATCGGGCCGAGGAACGATTTCCTCATTCACATAGATGAGGACATTCTCATTCCTGGGGTCTTCAACATATTCATGTGTTCCGGTTGCCATCGCTTCCTCTCGTGAACGTTTTATAATCTAAGGAATGAACATTGAGGGATGTTGATTGTGCCAGTCGGTAGCGTCCTGATAGGCTTTCGCCACAGCCAGAATCGTCCCTTCATCATAAAGCTGACCGATGAAACTGATGCTGGTTGGACTCCCATTCTCCTTGAAGCCGTTAGGCACTACCACGCAAGGATGTCCGGTAAGATTGGTGAGTAAAGAATTATTGCCACCAAAAGAAGGTGTTACATAAAGATCGACTGTTTTCATCTTTTCAGCCATTTCCTGCTGAAGCATATGTCTCGCCCGGTTCGCCTGAATATATTCCACAGCAGGGATGAACCTGGAAGCCCTGAAAACATTCGGCCATGCCCGACGCTCCTGTCTCACGAGAAGCGCGTCCTCCTTGGATAGAGTAAGTTCATCAAATGCAGCGGCTGCTTCGGCACTTAAAATGAAAGAAAGATTCTCAACAGGGAAATCCGGAAGGTCAAACGGAACCAGATCTGCACCCAACCCCCTAAGCACATCCAAGACCTTTTCATCATTTTCCTTTGTGGGATAGTCTTCATCAAAGGCTGACTTAAAGTAACCGAAGCGCAGTTTGCTGAAATCCACCCCCGGCCGGTAGTTGAAAGGAAGATCCACTACCGATTGATCTTGTCCATCCGGGCCGTAAATGGCGTTGAATACCATTGCACAGTCTTCCACAGTGCGACACATTGGACCGATCTTGTCCATAGACCAGCTCAGGGCCATGGCGCCTGCCCGGCTAACCCTGCCGAATGTTGGTCTCAGGCCGGTCACACCACACCGTGTTGACGGTGAAACAATAGAACCCCAGGTTTCAGTCCCAATGGCAAAGGCCACAAGACCTGCCGCCGTGGCAGAACCTGAACCGGCGGAGGACCCGCTGGATCCCTCCTCAAGATTCCACGGATTCTTCGTCTTTCCGCCAAACCAGACATCTCCCCACGCCAGTGCACCCAGCGTCAATTTTGCCACAAGCACTGCTCCTGCTTCCTCGAGCCTTTTCACGACTGCAGCATTGTCATCAATCATCTGATCCTTGTATGGAGTAGCGCCCCATGTCGTCCTGTAATCCTCAACAGACAGGAGGTCTTTAGCACCGTAGGGAATGCCGTGAAGCGGTCCACGATACTTTCCAGCAGCAATCTCTCTGTCAGCACGGGCTGCCTGTTTAAGGGCGAGATCCTCTGTCAGGGTTACAACACATTCAAGTGTGGGCCCGTGCTCTTTCAAACGACTGAGATACATTTTTGTCAGTTCGGTTGAGTTCACCTGGCGAGTCCGGATCAACTCAGCCAATTGTGCTACAGAAGCAAATGCCAATTCTTCAAGATTGTCCGGTCTTGAAACTTCCCCGACGGGACTCCATCGTATTGGACGTCTAATCTTGTCAAACTGAGCGCCAATGGGTGCCGGATTAAACTGAATTGAGGGCTGAACTGAATTTGGAATCTTCAGATCACGAATGCTCTCATAGCTCTCCAGGTTGCTGGTAATGTCTTCCATCATCAGTTTTCTATCAGCTGATCCGAATTGAAGACCTGAAAGTTTTTCGGCCTTCTTAACGGTACTTATTCTGAAAGGCGCCCCATCACCTTTCTGCCGAGTTAACCAGAATCCTAAACCAACAACTATTAAAACAAACACCCCAATATCTCTGACTCTGTTCATTAGAATACCTCCGCTACTTCTTCAAATGTCTTCTTGGTCAAAACAGGAACCTCAGCATCCTCCGCAGGATATCCTACCGGTATGAGCAGAAAGGCCCTCTCATTGTCAGGTCTCTTTAAGATATTAGCCAGGAATCCCATGGGGCTCGGTGTATGTGTAAGAGCCACAAGTCCCGCCTGATGGACTGCAGCCAGCAAGAACCCACTGGCGATCCCAACTGATTCGTTCACGTAATAATGCTTGAATTGTAAATCATCTTCCATACCATAAATCTTCTTGAACACTACGATAAGAAAGGGTGCATCTTCAAGGAACGGCTTGTTCCAGTCAGTCCCCAGCGGTTCCAGGTCGGCAAGCCACTCCTCGGGCGCACGATGGTCGTAGAACGCTTTTTCTTCTTTTTCAGCGGCGATCCTGATATCACGCTTAATTTTGGAATCCTTCACAATCACAAACGTCCACGGCTCCTTATTGGCACCGGAAGGGGCCGATGAAGCCGTCATGACCACATTACTGATCACTTCCATAGGCACTTCCTTCGTAGAGAAATGGCGGACGCTGCGGCGAGTGGCTAACTGTTCACGGAAGGTTAAGGAGCGTTGGATCATTTCATCATCTGGTAATGGTGTAAACTGTAACGGTTTAAATGGCATAGTTGACATCTCCAATTTCAGAAAAGGATGAAAGATAAGTGGGAAACTTACCGCCACCAACCATTTCATGCGGAGACCGGTTGCAATCTTCTGTTTTCCCTTTTAGACTTGTAATGGAATGATAGCTCAGATTGAAAAGACAATACGGGCAAGTCTTGATGTTTCTCACTTCGAGATTCATGATGATTCCGAAATGCATGCTGGTCACAGCGGCAACCCGTACGGAGGAGGTCACTTTTCAGCACTCATCGTTTCGGCTGATTTTGAGAATCTTCCTCTTCTGAAACGGCACAGATTGGTCTACGACGCCCTCGGTGATCTCATGGGCGGGTCTATCCACGCTTTTTCCATGAAGACACTTACACCGAGCGAATTCAATTCTGACTGATGGACCTTCTTATGCGTCTTGGTCTCTTTCTCCTGCTGTTTGGTCTCATCATCTTTGGCTCAAAATATCTGTTGAGCCAACGGACTAAGCAGCAAATGGATGATCTGGATGACACAATCCCCTCCTTTTTTCGCACGCAAACGGGCTGGATGGTGCGGCTTGTGATATTATTAGTGCTCATCATTATTCTCTATTTAATCATGTCCAGTTCGTCATGATACGCTATATCATTGACGGGCACAATACCATCCATTCCATTCCACCCTATCTGGAGATTCTGGATCGGGATTACCCTTCTTGCCTGAAGAGGGTCATTACTGACTGCGCCGATTACTGCGATAGTCGAAATGTTAAGATCGTCCTCGTTTTCGATGGCAATCCACCATTCGAAATACCGAAAAGCCACGGTAATCTCAAGGTAGTCTTCAGTGGAAGCAACCGGGACGCTGACACTGTAATCGCTGAGAAAGCGCTTCCGGAAAAAAGTAATATCGTGGTCACGAATGATGGTGGATTAAAGCGCCTGATTACCGCCAGCGGTTGCCGGTATATGCAGCCTGAACAATTTTATGAATTGTACGCATCGAGCAAAAAAAAGCGCCGCCGGGGAAGCAGTCAGTCCGGTAAAGACCGGAGTTTAACGCCACAGGAAGTCGCCTGGTGGAAACGTGAAATGAGTGAAGCGTTGGAAAAAAAGAAATAACCCTTTTGCATTCGTTTGAGACTACGGGTACCTATTGGTAACTTGAACGATCGTGACCTCAACATTTAGTCTTTCTGTGACTGTACAAAGTTACACCCTGGCACCTGCGCTCATACAATAATGAACTTCCTGAATAAACTGTTTCAGATGAAGCCCGGCGAAGGAAAGAAGGTCCTACCTTTCTTCCTTTGCTTTTTCTTTATGATGGGTTCATTCATGTTTGGCAGGACCGCCCGGGACACCTTCTTCCTGAGTCGTTTCGACCCTGCCTATCTACCTCATATGATGATCCTCACAGCCTTCATGATAGGGATTACCATCGCCATCATGACCAAGTTATCCGCCAAAATTCCCATCGTTCCACAGATTATCGGAACATTCGGGATCGGCGCCGCCTCATTCATAGTTATTCAACTTTTGTTGGCTGAATGGATTTATCCTGTTCTCTACATCTGGTTCGAAGTAATAGGCACTGTTATGATGATCCAGTTTTGGATACTGACCGGTTCTGCTTTCACAGCCAGAGAAGCAAAACGGCTGT contains these protein-coding regions:
- a CDS encoding aminotransferase class IV, producing MATGTHEYVEDPRNENVLIYVNEEIVPRPDAKISVFDSGFLLGDGVWEGIRLHYGKLAFLDAHLDRLYSGAKDLAIDIGVSREEMTKLIQKTLDANGMNDHVHIRLIVSRGLKRTPYQHPNANVGGPTIVIIPEYKIASEQVLEQGIRLGTVSIRRGTVDTQDPRLNTLSKLNCISACIEADHLGYDEGLMLDENGNVSTCNSTNFFIARDNEVWTSKGEYCLPGVTRGNIIRLCEENDIPVFQKDFLVEEVHSADEAFVTGTFAGVIPVSEVDGHELSGGKRGDMTERLQQLYIELIKRECNSD
- a CDS encoding amidase gives rise to the protein MNRVRDIGVFVLIVVGLGFWLTRQKGDGAPFRISTVKKAEKLSGLQFGSADRKLMMEDITSNLESYESIRDLKIPNSVQPSIQFNPAPIGAQFDKIRRPIRWSPVGEVSRPDNLEELAFASVAQLAELIRTRQVNSTELTKMYLSRLKEHGPTLECVVTLTEDLALKQAARADREIAAGKYRGPLHGIPYGAKDLLSVEDYRTTWGATPYKDQMIDDNAAVVKRLEEAGAVLVAKLTLGALAWGDVWFGGKTKNPWNLEEGSSGSSAGSGSATAAGLVAFAIGTETWGSIVSPSTRCGVTGLRPTFGRVSRAGAMALSWSMDKIGPMCRTVEDCAMVFNAIYGPDGQDQSVVDLPFNYRPGVDFSKLRFGYFKSAFDEDYPTKENDEKVLDVLRGLGADLVPFDLPDFPVENLSFILSAEAAAAFDELTLSKEDALLVRQERRAWPNVFRASRFIPAVEYIQANRARHMLQQEMAEKMKTVDLYVTPSFGGNNSLLTNLTGHPCVVVPNGFKENGSPTSISFIGQLYDEGTILAVAKAYQDATDWHNQHPSMFIP
- a CDS encoding nitroreductase family protein; its protein translation is MPFKPLQFTPLPDDEMIQRSLTFREQLATRRSVRHFSTKEVPMEVISNVVMTASSAPSGANKEPWTFVIVKDSKIKRDIRIAAEKEEKAFYDHRAPEEWLADLEPLGTDWNKPFLEDAPFLIVVFKKIYGMEDDLQFKHYYVNESVGIASGFLLAAVHQAGLVALTHTPSPMGFLANILKRPDNERAFLLIPVGYPAEDAEVPVLTKKTFEEVAEVF
- a CDS encoding BolA family transcriptional regulator, whose protein sequence is MIAQIEKTIRASLDVSHFEIHDDSEMHAGHSGNPYGGGHFSALIVSADFENLPLLKRHRLVYDALGDLMGGSIHAFSMKTLTPSEFNSD